In the genome of Armatimonadota bacterium, one region contains:
- a CDS encoding DEAD/DEAH box helicase has translation MDFAAFIHDLTQSPEYSGQIEHVRHLPGHPARFRELRHELQPSVRDCLRELGIQQLWSHQAEAIDRILDGEHVVVVSSTASGKTLCYTVPMAQRLSESATSRTLVVYPTKALAQDQLRKLEGFGAGRTFTAETYDGDTPPSIRRRIKRECHVVLTNPDMLHVGILPYHHTWADFFRHLCLVVLDEVHVYRGVFGSHTANVIRRLRRIARHYGSDPQFVCCSATIANPKGLCDALTGLDFSLVDDDGAPQGNRTFVLWNPPVLDRKTARRRSANLEAADLLIRLMRRDVRTICFTLARVQAELILRYVRQRLEGSELADKILAYRGGYLPSERRAIEQRLFDGDLLAVTSTTALELGVDIGGLDAAILAGYPGSVASTRQQAGRAGRGKQDALAVLIGMPGGIHQYLMRHPEYILENTSERAIIDPFNRFILGGHLLCAAYELAISERDRELFGPEMDAILEILAEHRYVTLRGSWYWIDPTTYPAREINIRSAGGPGYDIVLRRAGQEDILLGTMDDASAFRLVHPGAIYLHAGQTYLVETLDLEKRVATVVPTDARYYTVPLTAGDVRIDEEEDARSLPGGATAKLGRLQVKSAVLGFTKREQITERELGREDLDLPPSSYETVGAWITLSRADVEAIQSAGYDLMGTIHALEHAIIQLLPLVALCDPHDVAGSSNLGHPDVADPTVFMWDSYPGGVGICETGYERLGELMAATAETIAACPCEDGCPSCVQAPDCGNANQPLSKAGAILLARRLSGASPPSNDAA, from the coding sequence GTGGACTTCGCCGCATTCATCCACGACCTCACACAGTCCCCCGAGTACTCCGGGCAGATCGAGCACGTGCGGCATCTGCCGGGACATCCTGCGCGTTTCCGGGAACTCCGCCACGAGTTGCAACCGTCTGTTCGCGACTGTCTCCGCGAACTGGGCATCCAGCAACTCTGGTCTCATCAGGCGGAGGCAATAGACCGAATCCTCGATGGTGAGCATGTCGTTGTGGTCTCCTCGACGGCCAGCGGAAAGACCCTCTGCTACACTGTGCCCATGGCCCAGCGCCTGAGTGAGTCGGCCACAAGTCGGACGCTGGTGGTATACCCCACGAAAGCACTCGCGCAGGACCAGTTGCGCAAGCTGGAGGGGTTCGGTGCCGGCCGCACTTTCACCGCCGAGACCTACGATGGCGACACCCCACCTTCAATTCGCCGGCGGATCAAGCGAGAATGCCACGTGGTTCTCACGAACCCGGACATGCTCCATGTGGGCATCCTGCCCTACCACCACACCTGGGCCGACTTCTTCCGCCACCTGTGTCTGGTTGTGCTGGATGAGGTGCACGTCTACCGGGGAGTGTTCGGCAGCCACACGGCCAATGTGATTCGGCGCCTCAGGCGAATCGCTCGGCACTACGGCTCGGACCCGCAGTTCGTGTGCTGCTCGGCGACCATCGCCAATCCCAAGGGCCTGTGTGACGCTCTGACGGGCCTGGATTTCTCGCTAGTAGACGACGACGGGGCGCCTCAGGGCAACCGCACTTTCGTCCTGTGGAACCCTCCGGTGCTCGACCGGAAGACCGCGAGGCGCCGCAGCGCGAACCTGGAGGCCGCGGATCTGCTGATCCGTCTCATGCGGCGGGATGTGCGCACGATCTGCTTCACTCTCGCCCGAGTGCAGGCCGAGTTGATCCTGCGCTACGTCCGTCAGCGCCTCGAGGGCTCGGAGCTGGCCGATAAGATCCTGGCCTACCGTGGCGGCTATCTGCCCTCGGAGCGCCGCGCCATCGAGCAGCGCCTGTTCGACGGCGACCTACTGGCGGTCACGTCCACCACCGCTCTGGAGCTCGGAGTGGACATCGGCGGCCTGGATGCGGCGATCCTCGCAGGATACCCCGGCAGCGTCGCTTCCACTCGCCAGCAGGCCGGGCGCGCTGGACGAGGCAAGCAGGATGCGCTGGCGGTGCTCATCGGTATGCCCGGCGGCATACACCAGTACCTCATGCGGCATCCTGAGTACATCCTGGAGAACACCTCGGAGCGGGCGATCATCGACCCCTTCAACCGGTTCATCCTGGGCGGGCACCTGCTGTGCGCGGCGTACGAACTGGCGATTAGTGAACGGGACCGCGAGTTGTTCGGGCCGGAAATGGACGCGATCCTGGAGATTCTCGCCGAACACCGTTACGTGACACTTCGCGGCTCGTGGTACTGGATCGACCCGACGACCTATCCCGCACGGGAGATCAACATCCGCAGCGCAGGAGGGCCGGGGTACGACATCGTCCTGCGCCGCGCGGGGCAAGAGGACATACTGCTGGGCACGATGGATGATGCATCGGCCTTCCGTCTGGTGCATCCGGGGGCGATCTATCTGCACGCGGGGCAGACGTATCTCGTGGAGACGCTTGACCTGGAGAAACGGGTGGCGACCGTAGTTCCCACGGACGCGCGCTACTACACGGTCCCGCTGACCGCTGGTGACGTGCGAATCGACGAGGAGGAAGACGCGCGCAGCCTGCCCGGCGGGGCAACGGCGAAACTGGGGCGTCTGCAGGTGAAATCTGCCGTGCTGGGATTCACCAAGCGCGAGCAAATCACGGAACGGGAGCTGGGGCGCGAGGACCTTGACTTGCCGCCGTCCTCCTATGAGACCGTGGGCGCGTGGATTACGCTCAGCCGGGCGGATGTGGAGGCCATTCAGTCCGCCGGTTACGACCTGATGGGCACGATTCATGCCCTTGAGCACGCGATCATCCAGCTTCTCCCGCTGGTGGCTTTGTGCGATCCCCACGACGTGGCCGGTTCATCGAACCTGGGGCACCCGGATGTCGCCGATCCGACTGTCTTCATGTGGGACAGCTATCCCGGCGGCGTGGGTATCTGCGAGACCGGGTACGAGCGGCTTGGCGAACTGATGGCGGCGACGGCGGAGACTATCGCGGCGTGTCCGTGTGAGGATGGTTGCCCCTCATGCGTGCAGGCGCCCGACTGCGGCAATGCCAACCAACCCCTGAGCAAGGCGGGAGCGATTCTCCTGGCCCGGAGGCTGTCGGGGGCGTCACCTCCGTCCAACGATGCCGCGTAG
- a CDS encoding aminoacyl-tRNA hydrolase, whose product MKLIACLGNPGPSYQNTRHNAGFLVADALGARHGIDLGRRRLRAIYGRGSIKGTDTIIAKPQTYMNDSGDSVRRIAQFFKIEHADLIVVYDDIALDLGIIRLRRGGSDAGHKGIRSIVSHLGTSEIQRVRLGIGLPPAGISARDWVLSDFRPTERKTVEDMVERACEALECWVSEGIERAMNIYNG is encoded by the coding sequence ATGAAGCTTATCGCCTGTCTGGGTAACCCAGGCCCGAGCTATCAGAACACCCGCCACAATGCGGGGTTTCTCGTTGCCGACGCGCTGGGCGCCCGGCATGGCATTGACCTTGGCCGGCGCAGGTTACGCGCTATCTACGGCCGTGGAAGCATCAAAGGGACGGACACGATCATCGCCAAGCCGCAGACTTACATGAATGACAGCGGCGATTCCGTGCGGCGGATCGCTCAGTTCTTCAAGATCGAACATGCTGATCTCATTGTCGTGTACGATGATATCGCCCTGGACCTGGGAATCATCCGGCTGCGCCGTGGTGGCAGCGACGCCGGACATAAGGGAATCCGCTCTATCGTCAGTCATCTCGGTACGAGCGAGATCCAGCGCGTTCGTTTGGGCATAGGGCTCCCGCCGGCCGGGATCAGCGCGAGGGACTGGGTCCTGTCGGACTTCCGGCCTACTGAGCGCAAGACCGTCGAGGACATGGTCGAGCGCGCCTGCGAAGCCCTGGAGTGCTGGGTCTCGGAGGGCATCGAGCGGGCCATGAATATCTACAACGGGTAG
- a CDS encoding 50S ribosomal protein L25: MEQIVLAAHLREEKGKGAARQLRRDGFIPAVAYGQGRDAMKLTVSRDKLERILARHAGGNVVFDLQIEGYSDPQGTAALIKSMQRHPLTRIPESVDFQWISLREKVNVSVPIHLEGSSPAQADGAVIDQILHEVEVSCMPLRIPESLVLSIEGMQLHETRTVSQLDVPEGVEVLADADTPVATCVPPAKMVSEDEGMEAVEGEIESIAEVEDDAQDRASGGSE, translated from the coding sequence ATGGAGCAGATCGTTCTGGCCGCCCACCTCCGCGAGGAAAAGGGCAAAGGCGCAGCCCGCCAACTGCGGCGCGATGGTTTCATCCCGGCAGTCGCCTACGGGCAGGGCCGCGACGCGATGAAACTCACGGTATCACGGGACAAACTGGAACGGATTCTCGCCAGGCACGCGGGCGGCAATGTGGTCTTCGACCTTCAGATCGAGGGCTATTCGGACCCGCAAGGCACCGCGGCACTCATCAAGAGCATGCAGCGACATCCCCTCACGCGAATTCCCGAGAGCGTGGACTTCCAGTGGATCTCTCTCCGCGAGAAGGTCAACGTTTCAGTCCCTATCCATCTCGAGGGATCCTCGCCGGCCCAGGCGGATGGAGCCGTTATCGACCAGATCCTGCATGAGGTCGAGGTCTCGTGCATGCCTCTGAGAATCCCGGAGAGTCTGGTGCTCAGCATTGAGGGAATGCAGCTACACGAGACCCGCACAGTGTCCCAGCTCGATGTGCCTGAAGGTGTCGAGGTCCTCGCCGATGCCGACACACCCGTGGCGACCTGTGTACCGCCGGCGAAGATGGTGTCCGAGGACGAGGGAATGGAGGCTGTCGAGGGCGAGATCGAGAGCATCGCGGAAGTCGAGGACGATGCGCAAGACCGCGCCTCTGGAGGGTCCGAGTAG
- a CDS encoding ribose-phosphate pyrophosphokinase, which produces MDARQRPMPVRRAQLHDRTQGWPSVQYGPLKIFSGNASPELGRRIAQILGQPLGDMEVGRFSDGEVQVKINDSVRGADVFLVQPTCPPVNEHLVELLVMLDAFRRGSAARIVAVLPYYGYSRQDRKARGREPITAKLVANLITSAGADRVLAVDLHTDQIQGFFDIPVDHLPARRIMAEHFRNAGLTGEDTVIVSPDVGGVDDVRSMADDLNSSLAIIAKRRPEPNESEIIEVIGNLQGKRAIMLDDMMDTAGTMVNGARELRARGAVEVHAAATHPVLSGPAIERLSGDEIDTVVVTDTIPLDGARRLDKMIVLSVAPLLAEAIERIHLSQSVSATIGHNAPSQKRLF; this is translated from the coding sequence ATGGACGCCCGGCAGCGCCCCATGCCGGTCCGGCGCGCGCAGCTTCATGACAGGACACAGGGGTGGCCATCCGTGCAGTACGGTCCGCTGAAAATCTTCTCGGGCAATGCCAGCCCCGAACTAGGCCGCCGCATCGCCCAGATCCTTGGCCAGCCTTTGGGTGATATGGAGGTCGGCCGGTTTTCGGACGGCGAGGTCCAGGTCAAGATCAATGACAGCGTGCGCGGGGCCGACGTCTTCCTGGTGCAGCCCACCTGTCCGCCGGTGAACGAACATCTCGTTGAGCTTCTGGTCATGCTCGACGCGTTTCGGCGGGGCTCGGCTGCCCGGATCGTTGCCGTCTTGCCGTATTATGGCTACTCGCGCCAGGACCGCAAGGCCAGGGGCAGGGAGCCCATCACGGCCAAGCTGGTCGCGAACCTGATTACCAGTGCGGGCGCTGACCGGGTTCTCGCCGTGGACCTGCACACTGACCAGATCCAGGGCTTCTTTGACATTCCGGTGGACCACCTTCCAGCGCGCAGGATCATGGCAGAACACTTCCGTAATGCCGGGCTGACCGGGGAAGATACCGTTATCGTATCTCCGGACGTGGGCGGCGTGGATGACGTGCGTTCCATGGCTGACGATCTGAACAGTTCGCTGGCGATTATCGCCAAGCGCCGCCCGGAGCCCAATGAGTCCGAGATCATCGAGGTCATCGGCAATCTCCAGGGCAAGCGGGCGATTATGCTCGATGATATGATGGACACCGCCGGCACCATGGTGAACGGCGCGCGCGAGTTGCGGGCGCGGGGTGCTGTGGAAGTGCACGCGGCGGCGACCCACCCGGTGCTGTCCGGACCGGCGATTGAGCGCCTGAGCGGAGATGAGATCGACACGGTCGTGGTCACGGATACCATACCGCTGGACGGTGCGCGGCGTCTCGATAAAATGATAGTCCTCAGTGTGGCGCCGCTGCTGGCCGAGGCCATCGAGCGCATCCACCTTAGTCAGTCTGTGAGCGCGACCATCGGCCACAATGCGCCGTCGCAGAAACGGCTGTTCTAA
- a CDS encoding NTP transferase domain-containing protein gives MSEKTPVVVLAAGHMSTGLAKATGASAKGLIEVGGRPIIDRVLEGLDGARLVGEVCVVCAENSPLIQHVGERAVECRGETIVDSLRCGLQALGRPERMLIVTGDLPLLSAESVDHFLGQVLHLDAAIVYSVVAKRDCERMLPGGRRTYFRLLDGVFTGGNIAVMRREFLEEQGQQLERAFSMRKNPLALSALLGWGFVFRFIAGRLSMAQILARAGTILGAQVAAVISPYPEVGFDVDKPSHIATVEALISRSTR, from the coding sequence ATGTCTGAGAAGACACCCGTAGTCGTACTGGCGGCAGGTCATATGTCGACGGGGCTTGCGAAGGCCACCGGTGCGTCAGCCAAGGGGTTGATCGAGGTGGGCGGGCGGCCAATTATCGACCGGGTACTGGAAGGCCTGGATGGGGCGCGGCTCGTCGGTGAGGTCTGTGTGGTCTGCGCCGAGAACTCGCCGCTAATCCAACACGTGGGCGAACGGGCGGTTGAGTGCCGGGGCGAGACAATCGTGGACAGCCTGCGTTGCGGCCTTCAGGCTCTCGGCCGGCCTGAGCGCATGTTGATTGTGACGGGCGACCTGCCGCTGCTGAGCGCGGAATCGGTCGACCATTTCCTCGGGCAGGTCTTGCATTTGGACGCCGCAATCGTATATTCTGTAGTGGCCAAACGCGACTGTGAGCGGATGTTGCCCGGTGGCAGGCGGACGTACTTCCGGCTGCTCGACGGCGTTTTCACGGGCGGTAACATCGCCGTCATGCGTCGGGAGTTCCTGGAGGAGCAAGGGCAACAGCTCGAAAGAGCGTTCTCCATGCGCAAGAACCCCCTGGCGTTGTCAGCGCTCCTGGGCTGGGGCTTCGTTTTCCGGTTCATCGCTGGGCGGCTGTCCATGGCGCAGATTCTGGCGCGCGCCGGTACTATTCTAGGTGCTCAGGTGGCCGCGGTGATCTCGCCCTACCCTGAAGTGGGGTTCGATGTGGACAAACCGAGTCACATCGCCACTGTGGAAGCCTTGATCAGCCGGTCGACGCGCTGA
- the ispE gene encoding 4-(cytidine 5'-diphospho)-2-C-methyl-D-erythritol kinase yields the protein MTRVTLRAYAKINWGLEILGKRPDGFHELRTVTQTVSLCDLLTVEITGDGLRVENCGEWEAPDGPDNICWRAAELFREALGGPQGILIRLDKRIPAGSGLGGGSSDAVAVLVALQRLTGLGSAQELESMAAELGSDTVLFLYGGLALCTGRGERVETRRMARGYSLVIARPGESVSTRDAYAGLTPDDFTSGAGMDAVLAALEAGAAPGELASLLINGFSRSVGASCPAIPRLIDCMAGFGACGALMTGSGSAVFGLADDDVHAGRLAESLRKQGYWAVAARTVPAGYEFMEGPHV from the coding sequence GTGACCCGCGTCACGCTGCGCGCCTACGCGAAGATCAACTGGGGACTGGAGATATTGGGCAAGCGCCCGGACGGCTTCCACGAACTGCGCACCGTGACCCAGACCGTCTCGCTGTGCGACCTGCTCACCGTTGAGATCACAGGGGACGGGCTGAGAGTTGAGAATTGCGGTGAGTGGGAGGCCCCGGACGGGCCTGACAATATCTGTTGGCGGGCTGCGGAACTGTTCCGGGAAGCGCTGGGCGGGCCGCAGGGAATCCTGATACGGCTGGACAAGCGTATCCCGGCGGGCAGCGGTCTGGGTGGTGGAAGTTCCGACGCCGTGGCGGTTCTCGTCGCCCTGCAGCGCCTCACCGGGCTGGGCTCGGCGCAGGAGCTGGAGAGCATGGCTGCGGAACTCGGCTCGGATACGGTGCTTTTTCTTTACGGCGGGCTTGCACTGTGTACCGGCAGGGGTGAACGTGTGGAGACGCGCAGGATGGCCCGCGGCTACTCGCTGGTCATCGCGCGGCCGGGGGAGTCGGTCTCGACGAGAGATGCCTACGCGGGCCTCACCCCCGATGATTTCACGAGTGGCGCGGGCATGGACGCGGTGCTTGCGGCCCTCGAGGCAGGCGCTGCCCCCGGGGAATTGGCGTCCCTGCTGATCAACGGTTTCAGCCGCAGCGTGGGCGCGAGTTGCCCGGCGATCCCGCGGCTGATCGACTGCATGGCCGGATTCGGGGCGTGCGGAGCACTGATGACGGGCTCGGGCTCGGCGGTGTTCGGTCTGGCGGATGACGACGTACATGCGGGGCGTCTTGCGGAATCCCTGCGAAAACAGGGATACTGGGCGGTTGCGGCTCGCACTGTTCCGGCCGGCTACGAGTTCATGGAGGGTCCGCATGTCTGA
- the rsmA gene encoding ribosomal RNA small subunit methyltransferase A: protein MARSAHDDQPLGATEQTSLTARTKDLCHRYGLRAVKSLGQNFLLDENLARKIANAALAFEPEALLEIGPGLGAITLPLAESGLPLEAWEKDPKLAGPLGELLASYPNVALHIGDFLDAPIDTGRPAVAVGNLPYYITTPILERLLETRPAFIGIVVTVQKEVADRLRAAPGTDDYSSLTVYCRFFVERIETVASLPPSVFMPRPGVDSEALALQPRQEPPESIGDARAFFRVVRAGFGYRRKTLRKALATAGIPGLDRDGVDEILAAAEIDGQRRGETLDFDEFAALGNALARLEAGQ from the coding sequence TTGGCCCGGAGCGCTCATGACGACCAACCGCTGGGAGCCACCGAGCAGACGTCGCTGACCGCCCGGACAAAGGACCTGTGCCACAGGTATGGTCTCCGCGCGGTCAAGTCGCTGGGGCAGAACTTCTTGCTGGACGAGAACCTTGCCCGGAAGATCGCCAACGCCGCCCTGGCTTTCGAGCCTGAGGCACTTCTCGAGATCGGCCCGGGGCTGGGCGCGATCACGCTTCCCCTTGCGGAATCAGGCCTGCCTCTCGAAGCGTGGGAGAAGGACCCGAAGCTGGCCGGGCCGCTGGGGGAACTGCTGGCCTCTTACCCCAATGTCGCGCTGCACATTGGTGACTTTCTCGACGCGCCAATCGATACCGGGCGTCCCGCGGTTGCAGTGGGGAACCTGCCGTATTACATCACCACGCCAATTCTGGAGCGCCTGCTGGAGACGCGTCCGGCATTCATTGGGATCGTAGTTACGGTGCAGAAAGAGGTAGCAGACCGTCTGCGCGCCGCGCCGGGGACTGACGATTACAGCTCACTCACGGTCTACTGCCGGTTCTTCGTGGAGCGTATCGAGACCGTCGCGTCCCTGCCGCCGTCAGTTTTCATGCCTCGTCCGGGGGTGGATTCCGAGGCGTTGGCGCTCCAGCCGAGACAGGAGCCGCCTGAAAGCATTGGCGATGCCAGGGCCTTCTTCCGGGTGGTACGTGCGGGGTTTGGTTACCGCCGCAAGACCCTGCGCAAAGCCCTCGCGACTGCGGGCATCCCCGGGCTTGATCGAGACGGTGTTGACGAGATACTGGCTGCCGCGGAGATCGACGGCCAGCGCCGGGGAGAGACCCTGGATTTCGACGAGTTCGCGGCGCTGGGGAATGCCCTTGCCAGACTGGAGGCCGGCCAGTGA
- a CDS encoding chloride channel protein, with the protein MSPNRDTSRQRLATRTPTSVALAVIVGLAAGAGAVVFRWMIRVNHDLLFGAADSFLPALGEWRVAPLPAIGGLFVGLLVFYIAEEARGSGIPDVMLAVAQYGGKIRARVSVVKALASSICIGSGGSAGREGPIVQIGASLASALGQALRMPRERVRLLAACGSAAGVAATFNAPIGGSLFASEVILRDFGVRSFSLVVLSAVVATAFSRSAIGDFPAFRVPAHAPTGWAELPIFAILGVVSAVVGVGFKRLLYATTDVFDAIRIPPWSRPALGGLLVGVMGVYFPRIFGVGYETIEPVLRTELPLLTCAALVVLKSVATSITIGSGGSGGVFAPCLYIGAVLGSFIGQVASLVLPGMNINPGPYAITGMGAVFTGAAHAPVSSVLILFEMTADYRVIIPLMASIVVSAMVSEYLMREDIYSINLLRRGIDLKATTPIDPMATVTVRQVMTVEVDTVPESMPLERLVDEFQRTGHHGFPVVDRDGLLSGIITLSDLERAARQGLKRKTVGEAATRDVMVCYPDQSLREALAAPAAGEVGRLPVVDPENPRRLLGVLRRSDIIRAYSSGAVASASGRLSIRPAEP; encoded by the coding sequence TTTTTCGCTGGATGATCCGCGTCAATCACGACCTGCTGTTTGGGGCTGCAGACAGCTTCCTGCCGGCTCTTGGTGAGTGGCGCGTGGCTCCGTTGCCCGCAATCGGCGGGCTCTTCGTTGGCCTGCTGGTCTTCTACATCGCCGAGGAAGCCAGGGGCAGCGGGATACCCGATGTGATGCTCGCCGTCGCCCAGTATGGCGGCAAGATCCGGGCGCGGGTGAGTGTCGTCAAGGCCCTCGCGTCTTCCATCTGTATCGGTTCGGGCGGGTCAGCAGGCCGTGAAGGGCCGATTGTGCAGATCGGCGCCTCCCTGGCCTCCGCCCTCGGGCAGGCTCTCCGGATGCCGCGAGAACGGGTGCGTCTGCTGGCCGCGTGCGGGTCGGCGGCCGGAGTGGCGGCGACCTTCAACGCACCCATCGGCGGCTCGCTGTTCGCCTCAGAAGTGATTTTGCGCGATTTCGGGGTACGCTCATTCTCGCTCGTGGTGCTTTCAGCTGTGGTTGCCACCGCGTTTTCGCGCAGCGCTATTGGAGACTTTCCCGCTTTCCGAGTCCCGGCGCATGCCCCCACAGGCTGGGCCGAACTGCCGATCTTCGCGATCCTCGGGGTCGTCTCGGCAGTGGTTGGCGTCGGTTTCAAACGTCTACTATATGCCACAACGGATGTCTTCGATGCCATTCGCATCCCGCCGTGGAGCCGACCGGCGCTGGGTGGTCTGCTGGTTGGGGTCATGGGCGTCTACTTCCCCCGCATCTTTGGAGTTGGGTATGAGACCATCGAGCCTGTCCTGCGCACCGAGTTGCCCCTGCTGACCTGCGCGGCCCTTGTCGTCCTGAAGAGCGTGGCGACGTCTATCACAATCGGGTCCGGCGGCTCAGGAGGGGTCTTCGCGCCCTGTCTCTACATCGGGGCAGTGCTGGGTTCGTTCATCGGGCAGGTCGCTTCGCTGGTGCTCCCCGGGATGAACATCAATCCGGGGCCGTATGCCATCACCGGCATGGGTGCCGTGTTCACCGGAGCCGCCCACGCCCCCGTAAGCTCTGTGCTCATCTTGTTTGAGATGACTGCCGACTATCGGGTGATCATCCCCCTGATGGCCTCCATCGTTGTTAGCGCCATGGTTTCCGAGTACCTCATGCGCGAGGACATCTACAGTATCAATCTGCTGCGCCGAGGGATCGACCTCAAGGCCACTACCCCTATTGACCCGATGGCGACCGTCACTGTGCGCCAGGTGATGACTGTCGAGGTCGATACGGTGCCCGAGTCGATGCCCCTGGAGCGGCTGGTGGACGAGTTCCAACGCACAGGGCATCACGGATTCCCGGTAGTGGATCGCGACGGCCTCCTGTCGGGGATCATCACCCTGTCCGACCTCGAACGCGCGGCCCGCCAGGGACTGAAGCGGAAGACGGTCGGGGAGGCCGCCACCCGTGATGTCATGGTCTGCTACCCGGACCAGAGCCTTCGCGAGGCCCTGGCGGCGCCGGCGGCGGGTGAAGTCGGCCGGCTGCCGGTTGTGGACCCGGAGAACCCCCGCAGGCTGTTGGGAGTGCTACGGCGAAGTGACATCATCCGCGCCTACTCATCAGGGGCGGTCGCTTCCGCTTCCGGACGTCTCAGCATTCGGCCCGCAGAACCGTAG